In Aureibaculum algae, the following are encoded in one genomic region:
- the ytxJ gene encoding bacillithiol system redox-active protein YtxJ, producing the protein MGILKSLFGSSEASKPKNNLNWIALNSIEQLDEIEQKSNSKYQAIFKHSTRCGISSGVLRQFERQEDTGEVDFYLLDLLSFRQISEEITSKFGVMHQSPQLIVLKDGAVVAHGSHYDIMSVKI; encoded by the coding sequence ATGGGAATATTAAAAAGTTTGTTTGGTAGTTCTGAGGCTTCAAAACCCAAAAATAATTTGAATTGGATTGCTTTAAATTCAATAGAACAACTGGATGAAATCGAGCAAAAGTCGAACTCAAAATATCAAGCTATATTTAAACACAGCACGAGATGTGGAATTAGTAGTGGTGTACTTCGTCAGTTTGAGCGTCAAGAGGATACTGGAGAGGTAGATTTTTACTTACTGGATTTGTTAAGTTTTCGGCAAATTTCAGAAGAAATTACATCAAAATTTGGAGTGATGCACCAATCACCACAATTAATAGTATTAAAAGATGGAGCCGTCGTTGCACATGGTTCGCATTACGATATTATGAGTGTAAAAATTTAG
- the clpB gene encoding ATP-dependent chaperone ClpB, translating to MNLNNYTIKSQEAVQQAQQIAQGLGHQQIENAHILKGIFEVDENVIPFLLNKLGVNVDIFKQTLDNIIASFPKVSGGELMLSRVAGTMLSDAANIAKKMSDEYISIEHILLAITKSKGDTTQLFKDNGVTEKDLKAAIAELRKGSKVTSQGAEDTYNALSKYGKNLNQLASDGKLDPVIGRDEEIRRILQILSRRTKNNPILIGEPGVGKTAIAEGLAHRIVKGDVPENLADKIIYSLDMGALIAGAKYKGEFEERLKSVVKEVIGADGQIVLFIDEIHTLVGAGGGQGAMDAANILKPALARGELRAIGATTLDEYQKHFEKDKALERRFQKVVVNEPDTESAISILRGIKDKYETHHKVQIKDDAIIAAVELSQRYITDRFLPDKAIDLMDEAAAKLRMEINSKPEELDALDRKIMQLEIEIEAIKREKDEKKLKSLKEEVANLKEDREGIYAKWKSEKEVVDQIQAAKKAIDDYKTEADKAERNGDYGKVAEIRYGKIKEEEEKLAVLQKDVLSNQDNALIKEEVTAEDIAEVVAKWTGIPVQKMLQSEREKLLHLEDELHHRVIGQNEAIEAVADAVRRSKAGLQDSKRPVGSFLFLGTTGVGKTELAKALAEYLFNDESAMTRIDMSEYQERHAVSRLVGAPPGYVGYEEGGQLTEAVRRKPYSVILLDEIEKAHPDTFNILLQVLDEGRLTDNKGRVADFKNSIIIMTSNMGSDIIQENFKEFDMNKREQVTEATKVDVLGLLRKTIRPEFINRIDEIVMFTPLNKAEVTQIVKLQLNGLIKMLADKGIALSTTDEAVESLSRQGFDPQFGARPIKRVIQRKVLNELSKEILAGKVVDNSSILLDAFDDELVFRNK from the coding sequence ATGAATCTAAATAATTATACAATAAAATCGCAGGAAGCAGTGCAACAAGCTCAGCAAATTGCACAAGGCTTAGGACATCAACAAATAGAGAATGCACATATCTTAAAAGGTATTTTTGAGGTTGATGAGAATGTAATACCTTTTTTGCTTAATAAGTTAGGCGTAAATGTTGATATTTTCAAACAAACATTAGATAATATAATTGCTAGTTTCCCCAAAGTTTCTGGAGGCGAATTAATGCTTTCAAGAGTTGCGGGAACAATGCTTTCTGATGCCGCAAATATTGCGAAGAAAATGTCAGATGAGTATATCTCAATTGAACATATTTTATTAGCCATAACAAAATCTAAGGGTGACACTACTCAATTATTTAAAGATAATGGAGTAACAGAGAAGGATTTAAAAGCGGCTATTGCCGAACTCCGTAAAGGTAGTAAAGTAACAAGTCAAGGTGCTGAAGATACTTATAACGCTTTAAGTAAATATGGTAAAAACCTAAATCAATTGGCTAGTGATGGGAAGTTAGATCCTGTTATTGGTCGTGATGAAGAAATTCGTAGAATTCTACAAATCTTATCGCGAAGAACAAAAAATAATCCAATATTAATTGGTGAACCTGGCGTAGGTAAAACAGCCATTGCAGAAGGTTTAGCTCATCGAATTGTAAAAGGTGATGTACCTGAAAACCTAGCAGATAAAATTATTTATTCCTTAGATATGGGTGCCCTTATTGCGGGTGCAAAATATAAAGGTGAATTTGAAGAAAGATTAAAATCAGTTGTAAAAGAAGTAATTGGTGCTGATGGACAAATTGTATTGTTTATAGATGAAATTCATACGCTAGTTGGTGCTGGTGGTGGACAAGGAGCAATGGATGCTGCAAACATTTTAAAACCTGCATTGGCAAGAGGTGAATTACGTGCCATTGGAGCAACCACTTTAGATGAATACCAAAAACATTTTGAAAAAGACAAAGCGTTAGAACGTCGTTTCCAAAAAGTAGTGGTTAATGAACCTGATACTGAAAGTGCTATTTCAATTTTACGTGGTATTAAAGATAAATATGAAACGCATCATAAAGTACAAATTAAAGATGATGCTATTATTGCTGCAGTTGAACTTTCGCAACGGTATATCACAGATCGATTTTTACCAGATAAAGCGATTGATTTAATGGATGAGGCTGCGGCAAAATTACGTATGGAAATCAATTCTAAACCTGAAGAGTTAGATGCATTAGATCGTAAAATAATGCAATTAGAAATTGAAATTGAAGCCATAAAACGTGAAAAGGACGAGAAAAAACTGAAAAGCTTAAAAGAAGAAGTTGCTAATTTAAAAGAAGATCGTGAAGGTATCTATGCAAAATGGAAAAGCGAAAAAGAAGTTGTAGATCAAATTCAGGCTGCTAAAAAAGCAATTGATGATTATAAAACTGAGGCCGATAAGGCAGAGCGTAATGGTGACTATGGTAAAGTTGCAGAGATTCGTTATGGTAAAATAAAAGAAGAAGAAGAAAAGTTAGCGGTACTTCAAAAAGATGTATTGAGTAATCAAGATAACGCTTTAATAAAAGAGGAAGTTACGGCTGAAGATATTGCAGAAGTTGTTGCAAAATGGACGGGTATTCCAGTTCAGAAAATGCTACAAAGCGAACGTGAAAAATTGCTACACTTAGAAGATGAATTGCACCACCGTGTAATTGGTCAAAATGAGGCTATTGAAGCGGTAGCTGATGCGGTAAGACGTTCAAAAGCCGGATTACAAGATAGCAAAAGACCAGTGGGTAGTTTCTTGTTTTTAGGAACCACAGGGGTTGGTAAAACAGAATTAGCAAAAGCGTTGGCAGAATATTTATTTAACGATGAAAGTGCCATGACTAGAATAGATATGAGTGAATATCAAGAGCGTCATGCGGTAAGCCGATTGGTTGGAGCACCTCCGGGATATGTTGGATATGAAGAAGGTGGACAATTGACTGAAGCTGTTAGACGTAAACCTTATTCAGTTATTCTGTTGGATGAGATTGAAAAAGCACACCCTGATACCTTTAATATCTTATTACAGGTATTAGATGAAGGACGACTTACTGATAACAAAGGTCGTGTAGCTGATTTTAAAAACTCTATAATAATTATGACCTCAAACATGGGTTCTGACATTATACAAGAGAATTTTAAAGAGTTTGACATGAATAAACGCGAACAGGTAACTGAAGCTACAAAAGTAGATGTATTAGGCCTTTTACGTAAAACAATTCGACCTGAATTTATCAATAGGATTGATGAAATAGTGATGTTTACGCCTTTAAACAAAGCTGAAGTTACTCAAATTGTAAAATTACAATTGAATGGTTTAATAAAAATGTTAGCTGATAAGGGAATTGCATTAAGCACCACAGATGAAGCTGTTGAAAGTCTTTCACGCCAAGGATTTGATCCACAATTTGGTGCAAGACCAATAAAAAGGGTGATACAACGTAAAGTGTTAAACGAATTATCTAAAGAAATTTTAGCGGGTAAAGTAGTTGATAATAGCTCCATACTTCTCGATGCTTTTGATGACGAATTGGTTTTTAGAAATAAATAA
- a CDS encoding MutS-related protein yields the protein MNWILATLFILIVIYLVSNYNRKKRLAKLKKYFIDNWGKPKSTRFHFRSIGQYYYNNFHKKDAYHLISDRVKSDLDIDAVFQFIDRTSSKIGQQYLYYKLRTIGTLEKLKKFSAFSQVFSNDDDLRLKCQLLLSNLNSNASYELEKLINDKTIEKPKNIKWIYALTITAISSIFLVFVHPLFLLLLIPIFAINTVSHYKNKENITYYLDGVTQLNKGLTVSKELIKIEKVKSHFKNVDFVKKLDSIRYKTKFIGFEKHIGGEFAAFFWLVTELIKIQFNIEQIVFFSFIDTISKEQKSIEQLYLFIGEIDAAISIASLKAGKELTCRPNFTDKKQIETQEIYHPLIENCVVNNLNLIDKSMLLTGSNMSGKTTFIRTIAVNSILAQTLNICFAKTFTAPFLKVHSSIRITDDLQENTSYYLQEVLTIKALLKASKAAEPCLFVLDEIFKGTNTVERISGGKAILAYLNQKNHIVLVSTHDIELTELLKKENYELYHFSEQIENEELLFDHKLKSGKLKTRNAIKVLELYDYPPEIIADARKTEKESFN from the coding sequence ATGAACTGGATTTTAGCGACACTTTTTATACTAATTGTTATTTATTTGGTAAGTAATTACAACAGAAAAAAAAGATTAGCTAAACTCAAAAAATATTTTATTGACAATTGGGGCAAACCAAAATCGACACGATTTCACTTTCGATCTATTGGTCAATATTACTATAATAATTTTCACAAAAAAGATGCCTATCATTTAATATCAGACCGGGTTAAATCAGATTTAGACATTGATGCTGTTTTTCAATTTATTGACCGTACCTCTTCAAAAATTGGTCAACAATATTTATACTACAAATTAAGAACCATTGGAACTCTTGAAAAGCTAAAAAAGTTTAGTGCTTTTAGTCAAGTTTTTAGTAATGATGATGATTTAAGACTCAAATGTCAATTACTGCTATCTAACCTAAATTCTAACGCATCTTATGAATTAGAAAAATTAATAAATGATAAAACGATAGAAAAACCTAAAAATATAAAATGGATTTATGCATTAACCATAACGGCTATTTCATCAATTTTCTTAGTATTTGTTCATCCACTTTTTTTATTACTATTAATTCCCATTTTTGCCATAAACACTGTCTCTCATTATAAAAATAAAGAAAATATAACCTATTATTTAGATGGTGTAACACAACTGAATAAAGGCCTGACAGTAAGTAAAGAACTGATTAAGATTGAAAAAGTAAAGTCGCATTTTAAGAATGTTGATTTTGTTAAAAAATTAGATTCCATCCGTTATAAAACTAAATTTATAGGTTTCGAGAAACATATAGGAGGAGAATTTGCTGCCTTTTTCTGGTTAGTGACAGAATTAATAAAAATTCAATTTAATATAGAGCAAATTGTGTTTTTTAGCTTTATTGACACCATCTCTAAAGAGCAAAAAAGCATTGAACAACTCTATTTATTTATTGGAGAAATTGATGCCGCTATTTCCATTGCTTCTTTAAAGGCCGGGAAAGAATTAACATGTAGGCCTAACTTTACGGATAAAAAACAAATTGAAACTCAGGAAATTTACCATCCTTTAATTGAAAATTGTGTTGTAAACAATTTAAATCTAATTGATAAAAGCATGTTGTTGACTGGTTCAAATATGTCAGGAAAAACAACATTTATTAGAACCATTGCTGTCAATAGTATTTTAGCACAAACACTAAATATTTGCTTTGCAAAAACCTTTACCGCACCATTTTTAAAAGTACACAGTTCCATTAGAATTACGGACGATTTACAGGAAAACACAAGCTATTATCTGCAAGAAGTACTCACTATAAAAGCGTTATTAAAAGCTTCAAAAGCAGCAGAGCCTTGCCTTTTTGTATTGGATGAGATTTTTAAAGGCACCAATACTGTTGAGCGAATTTCAGGGGGAAAAGCCATTTTAGCCTATCTAAATCAAAAAAATCATATTGTTTTAGTTTCGACACACGATATTGAACTAACTGAATTATTAAAAAAAGAAAATTACGAATTATATCATTTTAGTGAACAAATTGAAAATGAAGAACTCTTGTTTGACCATAAATTAAAAAGTGGAAAATTAAAAACAAGAAACGCCATTAAGGTTTTAGAACTATATGATTATCCGCCAGAAATAATTGCTGATGCCAGAAAAACGGAGAAAGAAAGTTTTAATTAA
- a CDS encoding vWA domain-containing protein translates to MKKVIILVFVALVALTATGQEKLITGKVSDETGPLPGVSVLVKGTSNGTQTDFDGKYSIKANLGDILIYSFVGMKSEQKMVGKNEVIDVVLEADNVLEEVVVVGYGISRKSKSLSYSVSTIGTADKALKGKITGVQITNTNNIKIRGTSSLSNKNQPLYIIDGNPVSVDSKEFKKLNPNQIKNVSVLKNNTAASIYGNRATNGAIIISTKQNNYESESYKKIKENEFKHVSFSPLSTFSIDVDKAGYSNVRRLLNNGSSVPADAVKIEEMINYFDYDYPQPVDEHPFAINTELASSPWSKDSKILKIGLQGKEILNKNIPPSNLVFLIDVSGSMSNANKLPLLKSAFKLLVNQLRDEDKVSIVVYAGAAGVVLKPTSGSNKTKIIEALENLSAGGSTAGGEGINLAYKIAEQNFKKKGNNRVILATDGDFNIGASSDDAMEELIKEKRKSGIFLTALGFGMGNYQDSKLETLADKGNGNHAYIDTMQEAKRVLVTEFGGTLFTIAKDVKIQVEFNPNKIEAYRLIGYENRLLADEDFIDDKKDAGELGSNHSVTALYEIIPKGKTSKFLKEIGDLKYSDNTSKDKFKDELVTIKFRYKKPKGTKSIEMVHVVKDNTIEFDNASNDLRFASAVALFGMKLRASQISKEISLDDIIKIAENAKGKDKFGYRSEFTRLVDMTILED, encoded by the coding sequence ATGAAAAAAGTAATTATTTTGGTTTTTGTAGCACTTGTTGCATTAACCGCTACTGGTCAAGAAAAACTTATCACAGGAAAGGTATCAGATGAAACTGGACCATTACCAGGTGTTTCAGTACTCGTTAAAGGAACTAGCAACGGAACACAAACTGACTTTGATGGTAAGTATTCCATAAAAGCGAATCTTGGAGATATACTCATATATTCATTTGTTGGTATGAAAAGTGAGCAAAAAATGGTGGGTAAAAATGAAGTCATTGATGTGGTATTAGAAGCTGATAATGTTTTAGAAGAAGTTGTAGTGGTTGGATATGGAATTTCAAGAAAAAGTAAATCTTTATCATACAGTGTATCGACAATAGGTACTGCAGATAAAGCCTTAAAAGGAAAAATTACTGGTGTTCAAATTACAAACACTAATAATATAAAAATTCGAGGCACATCTTCCCTTTCTAATAAAAACCAACCACTGTATATTATTGATGGAAACCCTGTAAGTGTGGACTCGAAAGAATTCAAAAAACTAAATCCGAATCAAATTAAAAATGTAAGTGTCTTAAAGAATAATACTGCAGCATCAATTTATGGAAATAGAGCTACAAATGGGGCTATAATAATTAGTACAAAACAGAACAATTATGAAAGTGAGTCTTATAAAAAAATAAAAGAAAATGAATTTAAACATGTTTCATTTTCACCACTTTCAACCTTTTCCATTGATGTTGATAAAGCTGGATATAGCAATGTTAGAAGACTTTTGAACAATGGTTCTTCTGTTCCTGCAGATGCTGTTAAAATTGAAGAAATGATTAATTATTTTGATTATGATTATCCCCAACCTGTTGATGAGCATCCTTTTGCGATCAACACAGAATTAGCGAGTAGCCCATGGTCTAAAGATTCAAAAATCTTAAAAATAGGATTACAAGGTAAGGAAATACTAAATAAAAACATACCACCTTCAAACTTGGTTTTTTTAATAGATGTTTCAGGGTCTATGAGCAACGCTAATAAATTACCCTTGTTGAAATCTGCTTTTAAATTATTAGTCAATCAATTAAGAGATGAAGACAAAGTATCTATTGTTGTTTATGCCGGTGCCGCAGGTGTGGTTTTAAAACCTACTTCTGGTAGTAATAAAACAAAAATTATTGAAGCTTTAGAAAATTTAAGTGCCGGAGGTTCTACAGCGGGTGGTGAAGGAATTAATTTAGCATACAAAATTGCAGAGCAAAATTTTAAGAAAAAAGGTAATAACAGAGTTATTTTAGCTACTGACGGTGACTTCAATATAGGTGCTTCAAGTGATGATGCAATGGAAGAATTAATCAAAGAAAAACGAAAATCAGGTATTTTCTTAACAGCACTTGGTTTTGGAATGGGTAATTACCAAGACTCTAAATTAGAAACGTTAGCTGATAAAGGCAATGGAAATCATGCTTATATTGATACAATGCAAGAAGCCAAACGTGTGCTAGTTACAGAATTTGGGGGAACTTTATTTACCATAGCAAAAGATGTTAAGATTCAAGTTGAATTTAATCCAAATAAAATAGAAGCGTATCGATTGATAGGTTATGAAAATAGACTTTTAGCTGATGAAGATTTTATTGATGATAAAAAAGATGCTGGTGAATTAGGAAGTAATCATAGTGTTACAGCTTTATATGAAATTATCCCGAAAGGCAAAACTAGTAAGTTTTTAAAAGAAATTGGCGATTTAAAATATTCAGATAACACTTCTAAAGATAAGTTTAAGGATGAATTGGTCACTATCAAATTTAGATACAAAAAACCAAAAGGTACCAAAAGTATTGAAATGGTGCATGTCGTAAAGGATAATACTATTGAATTTGATAACGCAAGTAACGATTTAAGGTTTGCTTCCGCAGTTGCCCTGTTTGGTATGAAACTAAGAGCATCACAAATAAGCAAAGAAATAAGTCTTGATGATATTATTAAAATCGCTGAAAATGCAAAAGGTAAGGATAAGTTTGGCTATAGGTCAGAGTTTACTAGATTGGTTGATATGACAATACTAGAAGATTAA